The following coding sequences lie in one Manis javanica isolate MJ-LG chromosome X, MJ_LKY, whole genome shotgun sequence genomic window:
- the LOC108407371 gene encoding cytoplasmic dynein 2 intermediate chain 1-like isoform X1, which translates to MSQEIEKDDPNLENAVADGYTASFEDDFEDYEDDFEVCDGEDDDSANEPEPKEKIEELPPARKKEIQEIQKAINAENERIGELSLKLFQKQGLMAVTRESHASSSPSRAPVCGIFVDFATASHRQKSRTQALKQKTRSLKLLRLIDLDFSVTFSLLDLLPVNEYDMYIRNFGKKNTEQAYVQCNEDNVERDIQTEEVEAQEVWTQHPGEGAAVSGGAEDGAVSDTVAAPKIDTPRLSSFLRAACQVIAVLLGEDHVVAEPCWSPGAQGSVLPFSDSALPLDTSLPFLQNREVSLLHASQVQRQTVVSVHGRPGKAFNPALDGRYVLCVWDIWQPSGPQKVLICESKVTCCCFSPFKAFLLFAGTAHGSVVVWDLREDSRIHCYVKLSDCFWTFRMPTFSTGGTLAPASHCSALQAVEPISTAARKKQSFALSPISTQEEMSGLSFHIASLDESGVLNMWVVLELSKPDIAGSISDLGLLPGGRIKLAHSAVIQLSGSRCRVGTAGGAPASSPVLFADLSAYYLSHEDDEFWGTTQTLNVKFLPSDPNHFIVGTDVGLVRHGTRQGPRVSPRLFAPQQRGVRPVKVNVIDFSPFGEPVFLAGCSDGSIRLHQLTSERPVMQWDGSTGGHAITGLQWSLTRPAVFLVRDDASCVYIWDLLESDLGPVAKELISPDKVVAMTVMGEAERTRGSFLALVLARASGSMDVQHLRKAWVTPAGDERRRLRLLLQEAG; encoded by the exons ATGAGCCAG GAAATTGAAAAGGATGACCCTAACTTAGAAAATGCTGTAGCTGACGGATATACAGCTAGTTTTGAAGATGATTTTGAA GACTATGAAGATGACTTTGAGGTTTGTGATGGAGAGGATGACGATAGTGCTAATGAGccagaaccaaaagaaaaaatagaagaactTCCTCCAGCCAGAAAAAAGGAGATACAAGAAATTCAAAAAGCCATTAATGCAGAAAATGAGAGGATTGGAGAGTTGTCATTGAAGCTGTTTCAGAAGCAAGGTCTGATGGCAGTTACAAGGGAATCTC ATGCAAGCAGTTCCCCTTCCAGAGCCCctgtttgtggaatttttgtgGATTTTGCAACAGCCTCACACCGTCAAAAGAGTCGGACTCAGGCCCTGAAGCAAAA GACGCGCAGTCTGAAACTGCTTCGGCTCATTGACTTAGACTTTTctgtcactttctctctcttggaCTTGCTGCCAGTAAACGAATATGACATGTACATCAGAAACTTTGGGAAAAAGAATACCGAGCAG GCGTATGTTCAGTGTAATGAAGATAACGTTGAGAGAGACATTCAGACCGAAGAGGTCGAAGCCCAGGAGGTGTGGACCCAGCACCCGGGAGAAGGCGCTGCTGTGTCTGGGG GGGCTGAGGATGGCGCCGTCTCTGACACTGTGGCTGCACCCAAGATTGACACACCAAGGCTGTCCAGCTTCCTCCGGGCCGCCTGCCAG GTGATTGCAGTTCTGCTGGGAGAAGACCATGTGGTGGCCGAGCCCTGCTGGAGCCCCGGAGCACAGGGCAGTGTGCTGCCTTTCAGCGACAGCGCCTTGCCGCTGGACACCAGCCTGCCATTCCTCCAGA ATCGAGAAGTGTCTCTTCTGCATGCCTCTCAGGTGCAGAGACAGACAGTGGTGTCTGTCCATGGTCGGCCTGGGAAGGCCTTCAACCCTGCGCTGGACGGCAGATACGTGCTCTGCGTGTGGGATATCTGGCAGCCTTCAGGGCCTCAGAAGGTCCTGATATGTGAGTCAAAG GTCACATGTTGTTGCTTTAGCCCTTTTAAGGCCTTTTTGCTGTTTGCTGGAACAGCCCATGGCTCAGTGGTCGTGTGGGACCTACGGGAAGACTCCCGGATACATTGTTATGTGAAGCTGAGCGACTGCTTCTGGACATTCAGGATGCCGACATTTTCCACCG GTGGGACCCTCGCTCCGGCCAGCCACTGCAGTGCTCTTCAGGCCGTGGAGCCCATCTCCACAGCCGCCCGTAAGAAGCAGAGTTTTGCGCTCTCACCCATTTCTACTCAGGAGG AAATGTCGGGGTTGTCGTTCCATATCGCCTCCTTGGATGAAAGCGGGGTTCTCAATATGTGG GTGGTGCTTGAATTATCGAAGCCAGATATTGCAGGTTCAATAAGTGATTTAG GTTTACTGCCAGGGGGGAGGATAAAATTGGCACACAGTGCTGTGATCCAGCTGAGTGGCAG CAGATGCAGGGTCGGAACTGCAGGAGGCGCTCCAGCTTCTTCACCTGTGCTTTTTGCTGACTTATCTGCTTATTA CCTTTCCCATGAAGATGATGAGTTTTGGGGGACCACACAAACACTGAATGTTAAATTCCTGCCTTCAGATCCTAATCACTTTATTGTTGGCACAGATGTG GGCCTTGTAAGGCATGGCACCAGACAGGGTCCGAGAGTGTCTCCCAGACTGTTTGCACCCCAGCAGCGTGGTGTGAGACCAGTGAAGGTGAATGTGATTGACTTTTCGCCATTTGGAGAACCAGTATTCCTG GCCGGCTGTTCTGACGGGAGCATCCGGCTGCACCAGCTGACGTCCGAGCGCCCGGTCATGCAGTGGGACGGCAGCACCGGCGGCCATGCCATCACAGGCCTGCAGTGGTCCTTGACGCGGCCGGCTGTGTTTCTCGTCCGGGATGATGCATCCTGTGTCTACATATGGGACCTTCTGGAAAGCGACTTGGGTCCCGTAGCCAAAGAGCTCATCTCTCCAGACAA GGTGGTGGCCATGACTGTaatgggagaggcagagaggaccAGGGGCAGCTTCCTGGCCCTGGTGCTGGCTAGAGCCTCTGGCAGCATGGACGTGCAGCACCTGAGGAAGGCGTGGGTGACCCCGGCGGGAGACGAGCGGAGGAGGCTGCGGCTGCTTCTGCAGGAAGCCGGGTAG
- the LOC108407371 gene encoding cytoplasmic dynein 2 intermediate chain 1-like isoform X2 has protein sequence MTCTSETLGKRIPSRDGFGGATRCSVQRTFVFKAYVQCNEDNVERDIQTEEVEAQEVWTQHPGEGAAVSGGAEDGAVSDTVAAPKIDTPRLSSFLRAACQVIAVLLGEDHVVAEPCWSPGAQGSVLPFSDSALPLDTSLPFLQNREVSLLHASQVQRQTVVSVHGRPGKAFNPALDGRYVLCVWDIWQPSGPQKVLICESKVTCCCFSPFKAFLLFAGTAHGSVVVWDLREDSRIHCYVKLSDCFWTFRMPTFSTGGTLAPASHCSALQAVEPISTAARKKQSFALSPISTQEEMSGLSFHIASLDESGVLNMWVVLELSKPDIAGSISDLGLLPGGRIKLAHSAVIQLSGSRCRVGTAGGAPASSPVLFADLSAYYLSHEDDEFWGTTQTLNVKFLPSDPNHFIVGTDVGLVRHGTRQGPRVSPRLFAPQQRGVRPVKVNVIDFSPFGEPVFLAGCSDGSIRLHQLTSERPVMQWDGSTGGHAITGLQWSLTRPAVFLVRDDASCVYIWDLLESDLGPVAKELISPDKVVAMTVMGEAERTRGSFLALVLARASGSMDVQHLRKAWVTPAGDERRRLRLLLQEAG, from the exons ATGACATGTACATCAGAAACTTTGGGAAAAAGAATACCGAGCAG AGATGGCTTTGGCGGTGCGACCCGCTGCTCAGTCCAGCGTACCTTTGTTTTCAAGGCGTATGTTCAGTGTAATGAAGATAACGTTGAGAGAGACATTCAGACCGAAGAGGTCGAAGCCCAGGAGGTGTGGACCCAGCACCCGGGAGAAGGCGCTGCTGTGTCTGGGG GGGCTGAGGATGGCGCCGTCTCTGACACTGTGGCTGCACCCAAGATTGACACACCAAGGCTGTCCAGCTTCCTCCGGGCCGCCTGCCAG GTGATTGCAGTTCTGCTGGGAGAAGACCATGTGGTGGCCGAGCCCTGCTGGAGCCCCGGAGCACAGGGCAGTGTGCTGCCTTTCAGCGACAGCGCCTTGCCGCTGGACACCAGCCTGCCATTCCTCCAGA ATCGAGAAGTGTCTCTTCTGCATGCCTCTCAGGTGCAGAGACAGACAGTGGTGTCTGTCCATGGTCGGCCTGGGAAGGCCTTCAACCCTGCGCTGGACGGCAGATACGTGCTCTGCGTGTGGGATATCTGGCAGCCTTCAGGGCCTCAGAAGGTCCTGATATGTGAGTCAAAG GTCACATGTTGTTGCTTTAGCCCTTTTAAGGCCTTTTTGCTGTTTGCTGGAACAGCCCATGGCTCAGTGGTCGTGTGGGACCTACGGGAAGACTCCCGGATACATTGTTATGTGAAGCTGAGCGACTGCTTCTGGACATTCAGGATGCCGACATTTTCCACCG GTGGGACCCTCGCTCCGGCCAGCCACTGCAGTGCTCTTCAGGCCGTGGAGCCCATCTCCACAGCCGCCCGTAAGAAGCAGAGTTTTGCGCTCTCACCCATTTCTACTCAGGAGG AAATGTCGGGGTTGTCGTTCCATATCGCCTCCTTGGATGAAAGCGGGGTTCTCAATATGTGG GTGGTGCTTGAATTATCGAAGCCAGATATTGCAGGTTCAATAAGTGATTTAG GTTTACTGCCAGGGGGGAGGATAAAATTGGCACACAGTGCTGTGATCCAGCTGAGTGGCAG CAGATGCAGGGTCGGAACTGCAGGAGGCGCTCCAGCTTCTTCACCTGTGCTTTTTGCTGACTTATCTGCTTATTA CCTTTCCCATGAAGATGATGAGTTTTGGGGGACCACACAAACACTGAATGTTAAATTCCTGCCTTCAGATCCTAATCACTTTATTGTTGGCACAGATGTG GGCCTTGTAAGGCATGGCACCAGACAGGGTCCGAGAGTGTCTCCCAGACTGTTTGCACCCCAGCAGCGTGGTGTGAGACCAGTGAAGGTGAATGTGATTGACTTTTCGCCATTTGGAGAACCAGTATTCCTG GCCGGCTGTTCTGACGGGAGCATCCGGCTGCACCAGCTGACGTCCGAGCGCCCGGTCATGCAGTGGGACGGCAGCACCGGCGGCCATGCCATCACAGGCCTGCAGTGGTCCTTGACGCGGCCGGCTGTGTTTCTCGTCCGGGATGATGCATCCTGTGTCTACATATGGGACCTTCTGGAAAGCGACTTGGGTCCCGTAGCCAAAGAGCTCATCTCTCCAGACAA GGTGGTGGCCATGACTGTaatgggagaggcagagaggaccAGGGGCAGCTTCCTGGCCCTGGTGCTGGCTAGAGCCTCTGGCAGCATGGACGTGCAGCACCTGAGGAAGGCGTGGGTGACCCCGGCGGGAGACGAGCGGAGGAGGCTGCGGCTGCTTCTGCAGGAAGCCGGGTAG